In the genome of ANME-2 cluster archaeon, one region contains:
- the pgk gene encoding phosphoglycerate kinase: MYGRYAYWRRADKNSPWRIFAQNVVRVEESIDILNKNRHPDLPILDIGLETIVKFSKDIRNARTVVMNGPAGVFERELFTLGTVELIDAATKSGFSVIGGGHSAAVVEQLGVGSRIDHISTGGGACIDFLAGEKLPGIDALKESAVQYRAK; this comes from the coding sequence ATTTATGGTAGATACGCATACTGGAGGAGAGCAGACAAGAATAGTCCTTGGAGAATTTTCGCTCAGAATGTGGTGAGGGTGGAAGAGTCGATCGATATCCTGAATAAGAACCGTCATCCTGATCTGCCTATACTGGATATCGGGCTGGAGACTATTGTGAAATTCTCAAAAGATATCAGGAATGCAAGGACAGTTGTTATGAACGGCCCGGCTGGAGTGTTCGAAAGGGAGCTTTTCACTCTTGGGACAGTTGAACTCATCGATGCGGCTACTAAATCGGGTTTTAGTGTTATTGGCGGCGGGCATAGTGCGGCAGTAGTGGAACAACTTGGTGTGGGATCAAGGATTGATCATATCAGTACGGGTGGGGGTGCCTGTATCGACTTTCTGGCTGGCGAGAAGCTGCCTGGTATCGATGCGTTGAAGGAGTCGGCTGTGCAGTACAGGGCGAAATAG